A genome region from uncultured Desulfovibrio sp. includes the following:
- the rpmE gene encoding 50S ribosomal protein L31, with protein MKKDIHPKVYKATITCACGNTEEVLSTKGEQVHVEVCSACHPFFTGKQRFLDTAGRIDRFRKKYAKFEQK; from the coding sequence ATGAAGAAAGACATCCATCCCAAGGTGTACAAGGCTACCATCACCTGCGCCTGCGGCAATACCGAAGAAGTGCTCTCCACCAAGGGCGAGCAGGTGCATGTGGAAGTGTGCTCCGCCTGCCATCCCTTCTTTACCGGCAAGCAGCGTTTCCTCGACACGGCCGGCCGTATCGACCGCTTCCGCAAGAAGTACGCCAAGTTCGAGCAGAAGTAG
- a CDS encoding TlyA family RNA methyltransferase, giving the protein MSATQSTARPPRPKVARLRADALVHAQGLAESREQARRLIMAGKVALSPEGLPPGAPPLLVDKPGHAYPETTTFVLLEKERYVSRGAYKLLTILDNFGLDVRGLVCLDAGASTGGFTDCLLQHGAARVYAVDVGKNQLHERLRADARVISMEGVNLRSAPASLLPEAVDLVVGDVSFISLTLILPTCLQWLRPGGRMAILIKPQFELGPGETVRGVVRDDAARQRAVDKILTFCRETLHLHCEGVLPAAIRGPKGNQEYMALMRRPDAAENTPPDMA; this is encoded by the coding sequence ATGTCAGCTACGCAATCCACTGCCAGACCGCCCCGTCCCAAGGTGGCCCGCCTGCGGGCCGATGCCCTTGTCCATGCCCAGGGCCTTGCCGAAAGCCGCGAACAGGCCCGCCGCCTCATCATGGCGGGCAAGGTGGCCCTCTCGCCCGAGGGCCTGCCGCCCGGCGCGCCGCCTCTCCTGGTGGACAAGCCCGGCCATGCCTATCCCGAAACCACCACCTTCGTGCTGCTGGAAAAGGAGCGCTACGTCAGCCGCGGCGCCTACAAGCTGTTGACCATTCTGGACAATTTCGGTCTGGATGTGCGCGGCCTGGTCTGCCTGGATGCCGGCGCCAGCACCGGCGGCTTCACGGACTGCCTGCTCCAGCACGGGGCAGCGCGCGTCTATGCCGTGGATGTGGGCAAAAACCAGCTCCACGAGCGCCTGCGGGCCGATGCCCGCGTCATCAGCATGGAAGGGGTCAACCTGCGCTCCGCCCCGGCCAGCCTGCTTCCCGAAGCCGTGGACCTGGTGGTGGGCGATGTGTCCTTCATTTCCCTGACGCTCATTCTGCCCACCTGTCTCCAGTGGCTGCGCCCCGGCGGGCGCATGGCCATTCTCATCAAGCCGCAGTTTGAGCTGGGTCCCGGCGAGACCGTCAGGGGCGTGGTGCGGGATGATGCCGCCCGCCAGCGCGCCGTGGACAAGATTCTGACCTTCTGCCGCGAGACCCTGCATCTGCACTGCGAAGGCGTCCTGCCTGCGGCCATCCGCGGCCCCAAGGGCAATCAGGAATACATGGCGCTCATGCGCCGCCCTGACGCTGCCGAAAACACTCCCCCGGACATGGCCTGA
- the traT gene encoding complement resistance protein TraT — MKKILLFLLMPLLFALLLGACVHQYGSASSGPLDVYRHGHLDEEQADVADVVYVHVQDKNGLMPDLRNDVASRLQLHHIVLTDNPSQAGYILQISLMACGLSSADEVKSVVNAGYGAPARLSGQGTTAVVADALLVLRRVPRADSKQALRTISNRQALASSQIRIGLLAHRRLDSSRALPPDMADTLAAEICTPIMHHATGADPHAAAAGTRQKP; from the coding sequence ATGAAAAAAATATTGCTTTTTCTGCTGATGCCGCTGCTTTTTGCGCTCTTGCTGGGCGCCTGCGTGCATCAGTACGGCTCCGCCAGTTCCGGCCCGCTGGATGTCTACCGGCACGGTCACCTGGACGAGGAACAGGCCGATGTGGCCGATGTGGTCTATGTGCATGTGCAGGACAAGAACGGTCTTATGCCCGACCTGCGCAACGATGTGGCCAGCCGCCTGCAACTGCACCATATCGTGCTGACCGACAATCCCAGCCAGGCGGGCTACATTCTGCAAATTTCTCTCATGGCCTGCGGGCTGTCCTCCGCCGACGAGGTGAAGTCCGTGGTCAATGCGGGCTACGGCGCGCCTGCGCGCCTGAGCGGACAGGGCACCACCGCCGTGGTGGCCGATGCGCTGCTGGTGCTGCGGCGGGTTCCCCGCGCAGACAGCAAGCAGGCCCTGCGCACCATTTCCAACCGGCAGGCCCTGGCCAGCAGCCAGATACGCATCGGCCTGCTGGCGCACCGCAGGCTGGACAGCTCGCGGGCACTGCCGCCGGATATGGCGGACACGCTGGCGGCGGAAATCTGTACGCCCATCATGCACCATGCCACAGGCGCTGATCCCCATGCCGCCGCGGCAGGCACGCGGCAGAAGCCCTAG
- the topA gene encoding type I DNA topoisomerase: MGKELIIVESPAKVKTIKKFLGPNYMVLASVGHVRDLPSSSLGVDEANDFAPQYQVIDNKKNIVSELRTAAGKADTVYLAPDPDREGEAIAWHVADLIRDKAKNIKRIQFNEITARAVREALAHPRELNKDLFDAQQARRVLDRLVGYKISPLLWKTIKRGISAGRVQSVALRLIVEREDERDAFVPEEYWQFRAWLAAAVPPTFRAELARINGKKAVVPDAAAAQALEDAIKGQPWVVDSVEQKERERAPQPPFITSTLQQAANQRLSYTARRTMNIAQRLYEGVELEDGSITALITYMRTDSTRIADEARTAAHDFIAATYGQDYLPAKSRVYKAKSGAQDAHEAIRPVDVNITPDSLKGHLPPDQYNLYRLIWSRFVASQMAGARFHDTTASISCGPSQWKAKGERLLFPGFLAVMPRSKDEGDAELPPLAAGQTLTLDKLEKEQKFTQPPARYSEASLVRELEERGIGRPSTYASIISTLQDREYVSLQDRHFVPTDLGRIVCKQLVEHFGRLMDVGFTAHMEESLDKVAEGKEQWVDLLHAFADDFNPTLAAASRNMQSVKGGIATDLTCPQCGKPLVIKFGKAGQFLACTGYPECRYTSNFQRNATGGIEVVTPQKPQLEKVGECPRCGRDLVVKTSRTGSRFIACTGYPECDYAAPFSTGVVCPRCGEGRLVEKSSKRGKIFYSCDQYPKCDFALWDRPVPQACPRCGSPYLVEKKTRDGTRIVCSVKGCGYVKEEDEHA; the protein is encoded by the coding sequence ATGGGTAAAGAGCTGATCATTGTGGAATCACCTGCCAAGGTGAAGACCATCAAGAAATTTCTGGGACCAAACTACATGGTGCTGGCCAGCGTGGGCCATGTGCGCGACCTGCCGTCCAGCAGCCTGGGGGTAGACGAGGCCAACGACTTTGCCCCGCAATATCAGGTCATTGACAACAAGAAGAACATTGTCAGCGAGCTGCGGACCGCCGCCGGCAAGGCCGATACCGTCTACCTGGCCCCCGACCCGGACCGCGAGGGCGAGGCCATTGCCTGGCATGTGGCGGACCTGATCCGGGACAAGGCCAAGAACATCAAGCGCATCCAGTTCAACGAAATCACGGCCCGCGCCGTGCGGGAGGCCCTGGCCCACCCCCGCGAGCTGAACAAGGACCTGTTCGATGCCCAGCAAGCCCGCCGCGTACTGGACAGGCTGGTGGGCTACAAGATTTCCCCCCTGCTCTGGAAGACCATCAAGCGCGGCATCTCCGCCGGGCGCGTGCAGTCTGTGGCCCTGCGGCTCATTGTGGAACGCGAGGACGAGCGCGACGCCTTTGTGCCCGAAGAATACTGGCAGTTCCGCGCCTGGCTTGCCGCCGCGGTGCCGCCCACCTTCCGGGCCGAGCTGGCCCGCATCAACGGCAAGAAGGCGGTGGTGCCCGATGCCGCTGCCGCCCAGGCCCTGGAAGACGCCATCAAGGGACAGCCCTGGGTGGTGGACAGCGTGGAACAGAAGGAACGCGAACGCGCCCCCCAGCCGCCCTTCATCACCTCCACCCTGCAACAGGCAGCCAACCAGCGGCTTTCCTATACGGCCCGGCGCACCATGAACATCGCCCAGCGCCTCTACGAAGGGGTGGAGCTGGAAGACGGCAGCATCACGGCCCTCATCACCTACATGCGTACCGACTCCACCCGCATTGCGGATGAAGCGCGCACGGCAGCCCATGACTTCATTGCGGCCACCTACGGCCAGGACTATCTGCCGGCCAAAAGCCGCGTGTACAAGGCCAAGAGCGGCGCCCAGGATGCCCATGAAGCCATCCGTCCCGTGGATGTGAACATTACCCCGGACAGTCTCAAGGGACACCTGCCGCCGGATCAGTACAATCTCTACCGCCTCATCTGGTCACGCTTTGTGGCCTCGCAGATGGCCGGAGCGCGCTTTCATGATACCACGGCAAGCATTTCCTGCGGCCCCAGCCAGTGGAAGGCCAAGGGCGAACGCCTGCTCTTTCCCGGATTCCTGGCGGTCATGCCGCGCAGCAAGGACGAGGGAGATGCCGAGCTGCCGCCCCTTGCCGCCGGCCAGACCCTGACCCTCGACAAGCTGGAAAAGGAACAGAAGTTCACCCAGCCGCCGGCCCGCTACAGCGAAGCCAGCCTGGTGCGCGAGCTGGAGGAACGCGGCATCGGCCGCCCCTCCACCTATGCCAGCATCATTTCCACCCTTCAGGATCGCGAATATGTGAGCCTTCAGGACAGGCACTTTGTGCCCACGGACCTGGGCCGCATTGTCTGCAAGCAGCTGGTGGAGCACTTCGGCAGGCTCATGGACGTGGGCTTCACGGCCCATATGGAGGAAAGCCTGGACAAGGTGGCCGAAGGCAAGGAACAGTGGGTGGACCTGCTGCATGCCTTTGCCGACGACTTCAACCCCACCCTGGCCGCCGCCTCGCGCAATATGCAGTCCGTCAAGGGCGGCATTGCCACGGACCTGACCTGCCCGCAGTGCGGCAAGCCGCTGGTCATCAAGTTCGGCAAGGCCGGCCAGTTCCTGGCCTGCACGGGCTATCCCGAATGCCGCTATACCAGCAATTTCCAGCGCAATGCCACCGGCGGCATCGAGGTGGTGACCCCGCAGAAACCGCAGCTGGAAAAGGTAGGCGAATGCCCCCGCTGCGGCAGGGACCTGGTGGTCAAGACCTCGCGCACGGGCAGCCGCTTCATTGCCTGCACGGGCTATCCCGAATGCGACTATGCCGCGCCCTTCTCCACAGGGGTTGTCTGCCCGCGCTGCGGTGAAGGGCGCCTGGTGGAAAAAAGCAGCAAGCGCGGCAAGATATTCTATTCCTGCGATCAGTACCCCAAGTGCGACTTTGCCCTCTGGGACCGGCCCGTTCCCCAGGCCTGCCCGCGCTGCGGCTCTCCCTATCTGGTGGAAAAGAAGACCCGCGACGGCACGCGCATCGTCTGTTCGGTCAAGGGCTGCGGCTATGTGAAGGAGGAGGATGAGCATGCCTGA
- a CDS encoding XdhC/CoxI family protein, with protein sequence MPDTPAPAAPAGPRITPLSSPLDLEQHIARILQRGEPAVLMTVVSRQGSAPRGAGTRALLTADGLLGTVGGGLLEAQALELARRSLRDGRSACHRCVMDGSSEADMICGGSMEVLCEALQPAQAALFAAAQAALEACIPGIWQVDLPEGGQPRRSLWLERLPDTVAADTPGLLAAAGSLTESLARHKGHPALEDVPGGHRYVEALDSPPVLLLCGGGHVSLEVATLAHACGFVVDVADDRAEFATPLRFPMARHCHVLPAFAHLVSACGVGRRHYVAILTRGHSFDRQVLEQVLPSGAAYIGMIGSRTKRDSIYAALRRQGVSEAALTAVYCPIGLPVGADSPQQIAVSIVAELLAARAGTLPRLRPRN encoded by the coding sequence ATGCCTGATACCCCCGCCCCGGCGGCCCCCGCAGGGCCGCGCATCACGCCCCTGTCCAGCCCCCTGGACCTGGAACAGCACATCGCCCGCATCCTGCAACGCGGCGAACCGGCCGTTCTCATGACCGTGGTCAGCCGCCAGGGGTCTGCCCCGCGCGGCGCCGGCACCCGCGCCCTGCTCACTGCCGACGGCCTGCTGGGTACCGTGGGCGGCGGCCTGCTGGAAGCCCAGGCCCTGGAACTGGCCCGCCGCAGCCTGCGCGACGGCCGTTCCGCCTGCCACCGCTGCGTCATGGACGGCAGCAGCGAAGCGGACATGATCTGCGGCGGCAGCATGGAAGTGCTCTGCGAGGCGCTCCAGCCCGCCCAGGCGGCACTCTTTGCCGCAGCGCAGGCCGCGCTGGAGGCGTGCATACCGGGTATCTGGCAGGTGGACCTGCCCGAGGGAGGCCAGCCCCGGCGCAGTCTCTGGCTGGAGCGGCTGCCGGATACCGTGGCGGCAGATACCCCCGGCCTGCTGGCAGCGGCAGGGAGTCTGACGGAAAGCCTGGCCCGCCACAAGGGACACCCCGCCCTGGAAGACGTGCCCGGCGGACACCGCTATGTGGAAGCCCTGGACAGTCCCCCCGTGCTGCTGCTCTGCGGAGGCGGGCATGTTTCGCTGGAAGTGGCCACCCTGGCCCATGCCTGCGGCTTTGTGGTGGATGTGGCCGATGACCGGGCCGAATTTGCCACGCCGCTGCGCTTTCCCATGGCCCGTCACTGCCATGTGCTGCCGGCCTTTGCCCATCTGGTCAGTGCCTGCGGCGTGGGCCGTCGCCACTATGTGGCCATTCTCACCCGCGGGCACAGCTTTGACCGGCAGGTGCTGGAACAGGTGCTGCCCAGCGGTGCGGCCTATATCGGCATGATCGGCAGCCGCACCAAGCGCGACAGCATCTACGCGGCCCTGCGCCGGCAGGGCGTGAGCGAGGCGGCCCTGACCGCCGTGTACTGCCCCATCGGCCTGCCCGTGGGAGCGGATTCTCCCCAGCAGATTGCCGTATCCATCGTGGCGGAGCTGCTGGCCGCCCGGGCCGGCACCCTGCCCCGGCTGCGCCCCCGGAACTGA
- a CDS encoding efflux RND transporter periplasmic adaptor subunit, giving the protein MLAIFSLSACSGDDKQAQHGGQGPLVSVFTVEVKDHPWTAQYQAQASGSRSVEVRARVEGIIEKRCYEEGDFVKQGQLLFQIERDQYEALVQQAQAQFDSASREWNRIRPLYAKNAVSQKDRDNARAAYDSSRAALRQAKINLDYCQVVAPVSGYSSKENFTPGNLVSNNSLLTYVDQTDPMYIDFSIAAPERMRRQQLAVEGRLRFPENNVYKARLRLLDGSMSPVEGVIDFIDTRVQPTTGVIKARATFNNSDGAIMPGQYVRIFMEGDVLVNAILIPQKSLLITQKGSFVMVVGKNNIVQPVPVVVSETVGDMYLVDSGLKGGEVIVCEGLVKARPGQPVTPKDVNAAPAGKDGSAPAAETASK; this is encoded by the coding sequence ATGCTCGCGATCTTCAGCCTTTCCGCCTGCTCCGGTGACGACAAGCAGGCCCAGCACGGCGGCCAGGGACCGCTGGTAAGCGTCTTTACGGTGGAAGTCAAGGATCACCCGTGGACCGCACAGTACCAGGCCCAGGCTTCCGGCTCCCGCTCCGTGGAGGTGCGCGCCAGAGTGGAAGGCATCATCGAAAAGCGCTGCTATGAAGAAGGAGATTTCGTCAAGCAGGGGCAGCTGCTCTTCCAGATCGAGCGGGACCAGTACGAAGCCCTGGTGCAGCAGGCCCAGGCCCAGTTTGACAGCGCCTCGCGTGAATGGAACCGTATCCGCCCCCTGTATGCCAAGAACGCCGTGTCGCAGAAGGATCGCGACAATGCCCGCGCCGCCTATGACAGCAGCCGCGCCGCCCTGCGCCAGGCCAAGATCAATCTGGACTACTGCCAGGTGGTGGCCCCGGTGTCCGGGTACAGCTCCAAGGAAAACTTCACGCCCGGCAACCTCGTCAGCAACAATTCCCTGCTGACCTATGTGGATCAGACCGATCCCATGTATATCGACTTTTCCATTGCCGCTCCCGAACGCATGCGCCGGCAGCAGCTGGCTGTGGAGGGGCGTCTGCGCTTTCCTGAAAACAATGTCTACAAGGCCCGTCTGCGCCTGCTGGACGGCAGCATGAGTCCCGTGGAAGGGGTCATTGACTTCATCGATACCCGCGTACAGCCCACCACGGGCGTCATCAAGGCCCGCGCCACCTTCAACAACAGCGATGGCGCCATCATGCCCGGCCAGTATGTGCGCATCTTCATGGAAGGCGATGTCCTGGTCAATGCCATCCTCATTCCCCAGAAGTCCCTGCTCATCACCCAGAAGGGGTCCTTCGTCATGGTGGTGGGCAAGAACAATATCGTCCAGCCCGTGCCCGTGGTGGTAAGCGAAACCGTGGGCGACATGTACCTGGTGGACTCCGGCCTCAAGGGCGGGGAAGTCATTGTGTGCGAAGGCCTGGTCAAGGCCCGTCCCGGTCAGCCCGTGACGCCCAAGGACGTAAATGCCGCTCCTGCCGGCAAGGACGGCTCGGCGCCTGCGGCGGAAACGGCCAGCAAGTAG
- a CDS encoding multidrug efflux RND transporter permease subunit: MAASAKPNLFLRRPILSSVISIVITLVGALAMKALPIAQYPDLVPPTVNVMVYYPGASAETIAATVLAPLEVNINGVENMLYMTSTASSGSGSGSINIYFSLGSDPDMALVNVNNKVNLTQSTLPETVRLQGVTVTKRSPAMLQIIAMYSPDGRYDEVFIHNYMQVNVADELKRVPGVGDVSVFGQMDYSMRIWLQPDKLAKYGLTVGDVAAAVQEQNSQFSPGRLGAAPLPKDAEISWQIDTQGRFSTPEEFGEIIIRTGEDSATLRLKDVARIEMGGKDYSVSNEYNGMKARGMGVYLLPGANAISTGDAVTARLKELEKSFPDGIAYKVIVDTNDFVMESINEVIHTLIEAMILVFIVVFVFLQSWRATLIPCIAVPVSIIGTFAGMYALGYTINTLTLFGMVLAIGIVVDDAIVVLENVERIMSTEHLPPKEATAKAMSEVTAPVIAIVLVLCAVFIPVSFMGGLAGQMYKQFAITISVSVVLSGIVALTLTPALCSLLLKPHAHDYQPAKPFVVFNYLFTKTTHRYVRTVRFIKDHGIFSTALFAGMILAMVWLFKVVPGGLVPNEDQGYVLGMAILDDGAVQSRTEDVTRVISQHLLKNPAVDSTMSINGLDITSMSTKSNYGTFFATLKPWSERKTPDSSADYISASVMAVTMMQPEAVTMGFTPPPISGMSTTGGFECYLQMRGDGTMQDLEAKANAFVAEALSTDASGQRKYPAIGTLRSLFSTGAPQIYANLDRDRCKDMGISITDVFSAMNATFGAMYINDFNYVGRTFQVRMQAEGDYRLLPESLHDIFVRTNKGEMVPLSAIMTLERRTAPQTVERYNVFPAAHLMGDPAPGYSSGQALEAMELVAANALDSDYSLGWVGSALQEKLASADTTIIFVLALVMVFLILAAQYESWSLPLAVLTAVPFGVFGALLATWVRDLSNDVYFQVALVTLVGLAAKNAILIVEFAVEAWRGGRSLDVAAMHAARLRFRPIVMTSLAFILGCVPLAISSGAGANSRHAIGTAVVGGMLAATCLATLFIPFFFRFIMSVSLRLQGKRDPNEGKGRIEEEEDI; encoded by the coding sequence ATGGCAGCCTCCGCAAAACCCAATCTCTTCCTGCGCCGACCCATTCTTTCGTCGGTCATCTCCATTGTCATCACGCTGGTGGGCGCGCTGGCCATGAAGGCCCTGCCCATTGCCCAGTATCCTGACCTGGTGCCGCCCACGGTCAACGTCATGGTCTACTATCCCGGGGCCTCGGCGGAAACCATTGCCGCCACCGTGCTGGCCCCGCTGGAAGTGAACATCAACGGCGTGGAAAACATGCTCTACATGACGTCCACGGCCTCGTCCGGCTCGGGGTCCGGCTCCATCAACATCTATTTCTCCCTGGGCAGCGACCCTGACATGGCCCTGGTCAACGTGAACAACAAGGTTAACCTGACCCAGAGCACCCTGCCCGAAACCGTGCGCCTGCAAGGTGTGACCGTGACCAAGCGTTCACCGGCCATGCTGCAGATCATCGCCATGTACTCGCCCGACGGGCGCTACGACGAAGTCTTCATTCACAACTACATGCAGGTGAATGTGGCGGACGAACTCAAGCGCGTGCCCGGCGTGGGCGACGTGTCCGTGTTCGGCCAGATGGACTACTCCATGCGCATCTGGCTCCAGCCGGACAAGCTGGCCAAATACGGCCTTACCGTCGGGGACGTGGCCGCGGCCGTGCAGGAACAGAACTCCCAGTTCTCTCCCGGCCGCCTGGGTGCCGCCCCCCTGCCCAAGGACGCGGAAATCTCCTGGCAGATCGATACCCAGGGCCGCTTCAGCACGCCGGAGGAATTCGGCGAGATCATCATCCGCACCGGTGAGGACAGCGCCACCCTGCGCCTCAAGGATGTGGCCCGCATCGAAATGGGCGGCAAGGACTACAGCGTCAGCAACGAATACAACGGCATGAAGGCCCGCGGCATGGGCGTGTACCTGCTGCCCGGCGCCAATGCCATTTCCACCGGCGATGCCGTGACGGCCCGCCTCAAGGAACTGGAAAAGAGCTTCCCCGACGGCATCGCCTACAAGGTCATCGTGGATACCAACGACTTCGTTATGGAATCCATCAACGAAGTTATCCACACCCTCATCGAGGCCATGATCCTCGTGTTCATCGTGGTCTTTGTCTTCCTGCAGAGCTGGCGGGCCACGCTCATCCCCTGCATTGCCGTGCCGGTGTCCATCATCGGGACCTTTGCGGGCATGTATGCCCTGGGCTACACCATCAATACCCTGACGCTCTTCGGCATGGTGCTGGCCATCGGCATCGTGGTGGACGACGCCATCGTGGTGCTGGAAAACGTGGAACGCATCATGTCCACGGAACACCTGCCCCCCAAGGAAGCCACGGCCAAGGCCATGAGCGAGGTAACGGCCCCGGTCATCGCCATTGTGCTGGTGCTCTGCGCCGTGTTCATTCCCGTGTCCTTCATGGGCGGTCTGGCCGGCCAGATGTACAAGCAGTTCGCCATCACCATTTCGGTCTCGGTGGTGCTCTCCGGCATTGTGGCCCTGACCCTGACCCCGGCCCTGTGCTCCCTGCTGCTCAAGCCGCATGCCCACGACTATCAGCCGGCCAAGCCCTTTGTGGTCTTCAACTATCTCTTCACCAAGACCACGCACCGCTATGTGCGCACCGTGCGCTTCATCAAGGACCACGGCATTTTCTCCACCGCGCTGTTTGCCGGCATGATCCTGGCCATGGTCTGGCTGTTCAAGGTGGTGCCCGGCGGGCTGGTGCCCAATGAAGACCAGGGCTATGTGCTTGGCATGGCCATTCTGGATGACGGCGCCGTGCAGTCCCGCACGGAGGATGTCACCCGCGTCATCAGCCAGCATCTGCTCAAGAATCCCGCCGTGGACAGCACCATGTCCATCAACGGACTGGACATCACCTCCATGTCCACCAAGAGCAACTACGGCACCTTCTTTGCCACGCTCAAGCCCTGGAGCGAGCGCAAGACCCCGGACAGCAGCGCTGATTACATCAGCGCCAGCGTCATGGCCGTGACCATGATGCAGCCCGAGGCCGTGACCATGGGCTTCACGCCGCCGCCCATCAGCGGCATGTCCACCACGGGCGGTTTTGAATGCTACCTCCAGATGCGCGGTGACGGCACCATGCAGGACCTGGAAGCCAAGGCCAATGCCTTTGTGGCCGAAGCCCTGTCCACGGATGCCAGCGGACAGCGCAAGTATCCGGCCATCGGCACGCTGCGCAGTCTCTTCTCCACCGGTGCGCCGCAGATCTACGCCAATCTGGACCGCGACCGCTGCAAGGACATGGGCATCAGCATCACCGATGTCTTCTCGGCCATGAACGCCACCTTCGGCGCCATGTACATCAATGACTTCAACTACGTGGGCCGTACCTTCCAGGTGCGCATGCAGGCCGAGGGCGACTACCGCCTGCTGCCCGAATCCCTGCACGACATCTTCGTGCGCACCAACAAGGGCGAAATGGTGCCCCTCTCGGCCATCATGACCCTGGAACGGCGCACCGCTCCCCAGACCGTGGAACGCTACAACGTCTTCCCGGCCGCCCACCTCATGGGCGATCCGGCCCCGGGCTATTCGTCCGGCCAGGCCCTGGAAGCCATGGAACTGGTGGCCGCCAATGCCCTGGACAGCGACTACTCCCTGGGCTGGGTGGGTTCTGCCCTGCAGGAAAAGCTGGCCAGTGCCGACACCACCATCATCTTTGTGCTGGCGCTGGTCATGGTCTTCCTTATTCTGGCCGCCCAGTACGAAAGCTGGTCCCTGCCGCTGGCCGTGCTCACCGCCGTGCCCTTCGGGGTCTTCGGCGCCCTGCTGGCCACCTGGGTACGTGACCTCTCCAACGACGTGTATTTCCAGGTGGCTCTGGTGACACTGGTGGGTCTGGCAGCCAAAAACGCCATTCTCATTGTGGAATTCGCCGTCGAGGCCTGGCGCGGCGGGCGCAGCCTTGACGTGGCGGCCATGCACGCCGCCCGTCTGCGCTTCCGTCCCATTGTCATGACTTCGCTGGCCTTCATTCTGGGCTGCGTGCCGCTGGCCATCAGCTCCGGCGCCGGTGCCAACAGCCGTCATGCCATCGGCACGGCCGTGGTGGGCGGCATGCTGGCGGCCACCTGCCTTGCCACCCTGTTCATTCCGTTCTTCTTCCGCTTCATCATGTCCGTCTCTCTCCGCCTGCAGGGCAAGCGAGACCCCAATGAAGGGAAGGGACGCATCGAGGAGGAAGAAGACATATGA
- a CDS encoding TolC family protein — translation MTRVRTLCVTALGMLLVLSLGACSLAPKYERETFDMPSEWRKVTIHSTPLYTDWWKRFNDPVLNDLVAEALKNNQDLSESLARIDSAAAQAGVATSALFPAVDGSAGAGAQSMSERTANYSNLANRAYTTYQGALSAAWELDFWGKYRNQRTMLTDVLMNTLISHEALRLSVASQTAQSYFALLALDMQLATADRTLKSREESFAIYTSRYQQGDITELDWQRARAEVETARSQLHSAIVAVDSAEASLAVLLGRSPREILEGRIRRGKAIESMPSPPVLPEGLPSDLLMRRPDVRASEFLVMAYNANIGVARAQFFPSISITGALGTLSASFGHLFTNSSGTWNYGATASVPLLDFGRNWYNLKDAEAQKKAAIATYRKTVASAFSDVRTAFTAQYEANAIVNSYMTQVKSLRRSVEIARLQYDNGYSDYLTVLDAERQLFSAELSLANALRDRLNAVVSVCMALGGGWQDPGVTPGPVLVDTEALKEAQRTAGPATPATDATPAPRPASR, via the coding sequence ATGACCCGCGTCCGCACCCTCTGCGTGACCGCTCTCGGCATGCTGCTTGTCCTGTCGCTGGGCGCCTGCTCCCTGGCGCCCAAGTACGAACGGGAAACCTTTGACATGCCCAGCGAGTGGCGCAAGGTAACCATCCATTCCACCCCGCTCTACACCGACTGGTGGAAACGCTTCAATGATCCGGTGCTCAACGATCTGGTGGCCGAAGCCCTGAAGAACAATCAGGACCTCAGCGAATCCCTGGCCCGCATTGATTCCGCCGCCGCCCAGGCCGGTGTGGCCACATCGGCCCTCTTCCCGGCGGTGGACGGCAGCGCCGGTGCCGGCGCCCAGAGCATGTCCGAGCGCACGGCCAATTACAGCAACCTGGCCAACCGGGCCTATACCACCTATCAGGGGGCGCTCAGCGCCGCATGGGAGCTGGACTTCTGGGGCAAATACCGCAACCAGCGCACCATGCTCACTGACGTGCTCATGAATACCCTCATCAGCCACGAGGCCCTGCGCCTTTCCGTGGCCAGCCAGACCGCGCAGAGCTACTTTGCGCTGCTGGCCCTGGACATGCAGCTGGCCACGGCTGACCGCACCCTCAAGAGCCGCGAGGAATCCTTTGCCATCTACACCAGCCGCTACCAGCAGGGCGACATCACCGAACTGGACTGGCAGCGCGCCCGCGCCGAAGTGGAAACGGCCCGCTCCCAGCTGCACAGCGCCATCGTGGCCGTGGACTCCGCAGAGGCCAGCCTGGCCGTTCTGCTGGGACGCTCCCCGCGTGAAATTCTCGAGGGCCGCATCCGCCGCGGCAAGGCCATAGAAAGCATGCCCAGCCCGCCGGTGCTGCCCGAGGGCCTGCCCTCGGATCTGCTCATGCGCCGGCCTGACGTGCGGGCTTCGGAATTCCTGGTCATGGCCTATAATGCCAATATTGGTGTGGCCCGTGCCCAGTTCTTCCCCTCCATCTCCATCACCGGCGCCCTGGGCACGCTCAGTGCCTCCTTCGGCCATCTGTTCACCAATTCCTCGGGCACATGGAACTACGGCGCCACCGCCAGCGTGCCGCTGCTGGACTTTGGCCGCAACTGGTACAATCTCAAGGACGCCGAAGCCCAGAAGAAGGCCGCCATCGCCACCTACCGCAAGACCGTGGCCAGCGCCTTCTCGGATGTGCGCACGGCTTTTACCGCCCAGTATGAGGCCAATGCCATCGTCAACAGCTATATGACACAGGTCAAGAGCCTGCGCCGCTCCGTGGAAATTGCCCGCCTGCAATATGATAACGGCTATTCCGACTATCTGACGGTGCTGGATGCCGAACGGCAGCTCTTCTCCGCCGAACTGTCCCTGGCCAATGCCCTGCGTGACCGCCTCAATGCCGTGGTCAGCGTCTGCATGGCCCTGGGCGGCGGCTGGCAGGACCCCGGCGTCACGCCCGGTCCCGTGCTGGTTGACACCGAGGCCCTCAAGGAGGCCCAGCGCACGGCCGGTCCGGCCACGCCCGCGACGGACGCCACCCCGGCCCCCCGTCCTGCCTCCCGGTAG